The nucleotide sequence GTGGGGCAGCGCTCACAATTGCAAAATTCCTTGCAGGTTTCATTCCTGCTATAATTGTAGCAAAAATATTTGGAAACGCTGGTATATTAGGAATTACACCCCTTTTACTTTTGGCAGCTGTTACAAGTGATAACTGTGGTATATATCTTGGACTTATGCCTGAAATAGGAGATGAATATGACTTAGGAGCTCAATCATTGTTGGGTCTTACAGCTGGTCCTCTTTTTACACTTCTTGGGCTAGGAGCCGCAGGAGGTGGATTTAATCCAATTGCTATAATTGCATCAGTAGCAACAATGGTTGTAGGTTTTATACTTGGAAATCTTGATGAAGAAATAAGAGACTTTTTAAAACCAGGAATCACGTTTACACTTCCATTCATTGGTTTTGCTGTTGGAAGTGCATTAAATATTGTAAATATAATTAAAGGTGGTCCTACAGGTCTTTTATTAGGAGTATTAGTTCTTGTATTGTCATTTATATTCTTGGTACCTGTTGACAAATTTATACTTCATCGTCCAGGGTATGCAGCCGTTGCAAACTGCTCATCAGCTAGTAGTTCTGTAGCAGTTCCCGCGATTGTAGCTCAGGCAATACCGAGTTTATCAAGTCAAGTTGGTGCTGCAACTACAGCCTTAGCAGCTTCAGCAGTAATAACTGCAATTGTGTGTCCTATAATGACATCTATGGCAGTTAAGAAGTGGGGAACTGGAAAAGTGACCGGTGCAGATGATTCCAGCAAAGCACAGAATGCATAGCCTATAACTTAACTGTGTTAAGATCCTTTGTGATATACAAATTTTTAAATTGAATTTACTTAAATACAGATAATATAATGAGGAAATTGCGTAATACTAATTTGTTTTTACGCAATTTCCACATTTTATTTTAGGGCATTTTACTTCATTGTAAATGATATGTTTTGTGGTAATATTATAATATATTAGTACTTTTTTAATTGTTTACAATGTTTGGTTATATAAATATGGAGGTGTAAAATAGTGAGGATATTATATTATGATTGTTTTTGTGGAATAAGTGGAGATATGAATTTGG is from Clostridium fermenticellae and encodes:
- a CDS encoding 2-keto-3-deoxygluconate permease, with the translated sequence MKILKTVQKVPGGLMIVPLFLAAIINTCFPQALKIGGIATATFNTGALAFIGCNLLCVGAQINPKGVAESLKRGAALTIAKFLAGFIPAIIVAKIFGNAGILGITPLLLLAAVTSDNCGIYLGLMPEIGDEYDLGAQSLLGLTAGPLFTLLGLGAAGGGFNPIAIIASVATMVVGFILGNLDEEIRDFLKPGITFTLPFIGFAVGSALNIVNIIKGGPTGLLLGVLVLVLSFIFLVPVDKFILHRPGYAAVANCSSASSSVAVPAIVAQAIPSLSSQVGAATTALAASAVITAIVCPIMTSMAVKKWGTGKVTGADDSSKAQNA